In Candidatus Eremiobacteraceae bacterium, a single window of DNA contains:
- the add gene encoding adenosine deaminase, translated as MSDAPRVDDKSQSVDLRRWIIGLPKPELHVHLEGTISPALYAQIARRNGLDVSGNPDQLFCCDDFDSFLTAFLRVVRALQKPKDFEEVVRAYLASASVQGITHAEIMWSPATQRKFFPDLDLLATGRAIHVAMTEARGKSGISSLIIIDMVRNLGEADALLDIDLALHLRDYGVVGVGLGGDESRFPARDFQRVYERAKEVGLRRTVHAGEAAGVESIVDAVELLLAERIGHGIAARGHEEITKMLRQKNVTVDACPTSNAITRALPAREKHPLPDWLAAGVSVTLSSDDPAFFATTLVEEYQRASEMPLCRDELATIAKNGFAASFAGGEEKRRWLDAVDDYVARSAIP; from the coding sequence GTGAGTGACGCGCCGCGTGTGGACGACAAAAGTCAGAGCGTTGATCTTCGTCGTTGGATCATCGGCTTGCCTAAGCCCGAGCTGCACGTGCATCTCGAAGGCACGATATCGCCGGCGCTGTATGCGCAGATCGCGCGGCGAAACGGCTTGGACGTCAGCGGTAACCCGGATCAGCTATTCTGTTGCGACGATTTCGATTCGTTCCTCACAGCGTTTCTTCGCGTTGTTCGAGCACTGCAGAAGCCGAAAGATTTCGAAGAAGTGGTGAGAGCATATCTTGCATCTGCTTCGGTGCAAGGTATAACGCACGCAGAGATAATGTGGTCGCCTGCCACGCAACGCAAATTCTTTCCCGATCTCGATCTTCTCGCGACGGGTCGTGCGATCCATGTAGCCATGACCGAAGCTCGAGGCAAGTCCGGCATCTCGTCGTTGATCATCATCGACATGGTGCGCAATCTCGGCGAAGCTGACGCCCTGCTCGATATCGATCTCGCGTTGCATTTGAGAGATTACGGGGTTGTCGGCGTCGGACTAGGGGGCGACGAATCTCGGTTTCCGGCGCGCGATTTCCAACGCGTCTACGAACGTGCGAAGGAAGTCGGTTTGCGCCGCACCGTCCACGCGGGAGAAGCCGCAGGCGTGGAGAGTATCGTGGATGCCGTCGAATTACTACTCGCGGAGCGGATCGGCCATGGTATCGCGGCACGCGGGCACGAAGAGATCACAAAGATGCTTCGCCAGAAGAACGTTACCGTCGACGCCTGTCCGACGAGCAACGCGATCACGCGGGCGCTCCCTGCACGCGAAAAACACCCGCTGCCCGATTGGCTCGCAGCCGGCGTCTCCGTTACTCTGAGTTCAGACGATCCGGCGTTCTTCGCAACGACGCTCGTAGAAGAATACCAGCGCGCATCGGAAATGCCCCTCTGCCGCGATGAACTCGCGACGATCGCAAAAAATGGCTTCGCCGCCTCGTTTGCAGGCGGCGAAGAGAAGCGGCGTTGGCTGGATGCCGTCGATGACTACGTCGCTCGATCAGCCATTCCCTGA
- a CDS encoding VOC family protein produces MKVQLGAVWHFSLGVRDPEKSAQFWLKNFDLQEMFRSDEAIGLTNDAIIIGFFKGTPHPETIDHMSFRLDSMRSLREALETLKKNGVELEDPGDEIGPTASGSPHMALWFHDPDGYRWELSVQNGAREH; encoded by the coding sequence GTGAAAGTGCAACTTGGTGCGGTCTGGCATTTCAGCCTTGGCGTCAGAGACCCGGAGAAGAGCGCGCAGTTTTGGCTCAAGAACTTCGATCTTCAGGAAATGTTCCGGTCCGACGAGGCCATCGGGCTGACGAACGATGCGATTATTATCGGGTTCTTCAAAGGCACACCACACCCGGAGACGATCGACCACATGTCGTTTCGCCTCGATAGTATGCGCTCGCTGCGCGAAGCGCTCGAGACGTTGAAGAAAAACGGCGTAGAACTGGAGGATCCAGGCGATGAGATCGGACCAACAGCGTCGGGCTCGCCGCATATGGCCTTGTGGTTTCACGATCCGGACGGGTATCGTTGGGAGCTCTCGGTTCAGAACGGTGCCCGCGAGCACTAA
- a CDS encoding beta-propeller fold lactonase family protein gives MRRINVAALTMLAALSVGACQGQPSVMNGAQSQSDALRQVGARGATPALGTGFMYVNSGSSNEITAYPKAGNGDIVPSATLSGSNTQLDDPTDVFVATSGKIYVTNWITSAVTVYPAGAKGNHAPSQVISGGNTLMSLPAGIATDSVGDIYVVNYNLNTVTVYAANATGNVAPIRTITGPSTHLLHPIRVMILANDDMVVVNRGHNSIEVFAKNANGNATPIRTIIGVNTGLLVPDGGAVDSSGRIYITNLTAASVTVFAPTANGNVKPVRTISGSNTAMDKPSGIAVNPAGTIFVSNEGNSTVTTYAPGADGNAPPATTIGGTNTLLDFPNGISFH, from the coding sequence ATGAGACGTATAAACGTGGCGGCTTTAACCATGCTTGCGGCACTGTCTGTCGGTGCATGTCAAGGTCAACCTTCCGTCATGAACGGCGCTCAATCGCAATCGGACGCGTTGCGGCAAGTCGGCGCGCGCGGCGCGACGCCCGCACTCGGAACCGGATTTATGTACGTCAACAGCGGGAGCTCGAACGAGATTACCGCGTATCCGAAAGCGGGCAATGGCGACATCGTGCCGTCAGCAACGCTAAGCGGGTCGAACACGCAGCTGGACGATCCAACCGACGTGTTCGTGGCGACGAGCGGCAAGATCTACGTGACGAACTGGATCACCAGTGCGGTGACCGTCTACCCGGCGGGGGCGAAGGGCAATCATGCGCCGAGCCAGGTGATATCGGGAGGCAACACGCTTATGAGCCTTCCGGCGGGCATTGCCACCGATTCGGTCGGTGATATCTACGTCGTGAACTACAACCTCAATACGGTCACCGTGTACGCAGCCAACGCGACTGGCAACGTCGCACCGATCCGGACCATAACCGGTCCGAGTACCCACCTGCTCCATCCGATCAGAGTCATGATCCTTGCGAACGATGACATGGTGGTGGTCAATCGCGGTCACAACTCGATCGAAGTATTCGCAAAGAACGCGAATGGCAATGCCACTCCTATCCGCACCATCATCGGCGTGAACACAGGATTGCTTGTTCCCGACGGCGGCGCGGTGGACAGCAGCGGCCGAATCTACATCACCAATCTCACCGCGGCCAGTGTCACCGTATTTGCCCCCACCGCGAACGGCAATGTGAAGCCCGTGCGCACGATCTCGGGGAGCAACACCGCTATGGACAAGCCGTCCGGCATCGCAGTCAACCCTGCCGGCACGATCTTCGTCTCCAACGAAGGGAACAGCACCGTGACCACCTACGCGCCCGGAGCCGACGGAAACGCGCCACCGGCGACGACGATCGGCGGCACGAATACGTTATTGGATTTTCCGAACGGAATTTCGTTCCACTAG
- a CDS encoding VOC family protein: MSVHVYGINHIAIEVDDIEKAVAFYEDVFNLKKLDEGEGDAFFKIGEHQFLAIFEVAEVRPDATRHFGLIVRDEAQIAAVREKLTKKYHIKLGKRFRCDFRDPWGTTSKWSTCTTNRWSGCFLTRKFRRPASASTSGNVCEG; the protein is encoded by the coding sequence ATGAGCGTTCACGTTTACGGGATCAACCATATCGCGATCGAGGTCGACGACATCGAAAAGGCCGTCGCCTTCTACGAAGATGTCTTCAATCTCAAGAAACTTGACGAGGGCGAAGGCGACGCCTTCTTCAAGATCGGCGAGCACCAATTCTTGGCGATATTTGAAGTCGCCGAAGTACGACCGGACGCAACGCGCCACTTCGGGTTGATAGTTCGCGACGAAGCGCAAATCGCGGCAGTGCGTGAAAAGTTGACCAAGAAGTATCACATCAAATTAGGCAAGCGCTTTCGCTGCGATTTCCGCGATCCGTGGGGCACCACATCCAAGTGGTCGACCTGCACGACGAATCGCTGGTCTGGTTGCTTCCTTACCAGGAAGTTCAGAAGGCCGGCATCAGCTTCGACTAGCGGAAACGTTTGCGAAGGATAG
- a CDS encoding helix-turn-helix domain-containing protein, whose protein sequence is MAKKPLAPQQARSRKSLEGLMKAARDILNEKGLEGATVPKVAARAGLSPGSVYRRFPNKDALMRAVVLQTLESLDAATASALTSDKAERLSLPEFAETMVRQSLATQRRNAKMLGAMHQIITSHSSAAFKKKTVDLSVRSVQRVADFLLSKKAEMNHPDPRQAAMFAIMLVGFTLQEIIVFDALPGVPDPRLPKTDDELVAELTRAFLRYLGAERKSKGRRASKS, encoded by the coding sequence ATGGCTAAGAAGCCTCTAGCGCCTCAGCAGGCGCGCAGCCGCAAGTCTCTCGAGGGACTGATGAAGGCTGCCCGAGATATCCTAAATGAAAAGGGGCTCGAGGGTGCGACGGTCCCCAAGGTCGCCGCGCGCGCAGGCCTGTCGCCGGGTTCGGTCTATCGACGCTTCCCCAACAAGGACGCCCTCATGCGCGCGGTCGTCCTGCAGACGCTTGAGTCACTCGACGCGGCCACCGCATCCGCGCTGACGTCGGACAAGGCCGAACGTTTGTCGCTCCCGGAGTTCGCGGAAACGATGGTGCGCCAAAGTCTGGCGACCCAGCGCCGCAACGCCAAGATGCTGGGCGCGATGCATCAAATCATCACGTCGCACTCGAGCGCGGCGTTCAAGAAGAAGACGGTCGACCTCAGCGTTCGATCGGTGCAGCGCGTGGCGGACTTCCTGTTGTCGAAGAAGGCTGAGATGAACCATCCCGATCCGCGCCAGGCGGCCATGTTCGCCATAATGCTCGTCGGGTTCACGCTGCAGGAGATCATCGTGTTCGACGCGTTGCCCGGCGTGCCGGATCCGCGGCTGCCCAAGACCGACGACGAGTTGGTTGCGGAATTGACGCGGGCGTTTCTCCGCTATCTCGGCGCGGAGCGCAAATCGAAAGGCAGGCGGGCTAGTAAAAGCTGA
- a CDS encoding MFS transporter has product MVTAVLADSTKATSPLHNRYFRLLWAGRAISGLGDQCYLVALPWLVLQLTTSGVALGTVMMTGAIPTAVLMLVGGVLSDRLSARRILLVTTSVRAVCVAAIGALVALHVVALWQIYLLALAFGIADAFAAPASQTLVPSILEREQLPAASSITQSTQQLAMIIGPAPAGLLVKLLGTAWAFFIDAFSFLFVIAALWRIPDPPMSQAGKARSGILNSIAEGLRYINADVAMRSLLFVAAALNFCVAGPVSIGLAWIAKQHFGSPIAFSVFVASVAAGGLAGAVAAGIHTPHRRGVLMLAVSFMVALGTALLGVVTQVWSLSAVLFAMGAASGYLNVHLVAWFQQRVDRDMLGRTMSVIMLAAVGLQPLSLAFAGIAVAWSVAGMFAGSAALMLAVTILAALHKPVRDIE; this is encoded by the coding sequence ATGGTGACAGCCGTTCTTGCCGATTCTACCAAGGCGACTTCTCCGCTTCACAATCGCTATTTCCGGCTATTGTGGGCCGGTCGCGCGATCTCCGGTCTGGGGGATCAGTGTTATCTCGTGGCGCTGCCGTGGCTCGTCCTCCAGCTCACCACCTCGGGCGTCGCACTCGGCACCGTCATGATGACCGGTGCGATTCCCACGGCCGTCCTTATGCTCGTGGGCGGCGTGCTCTCCGATCGTCTTTCTGCGCGCCGGATACTGCTTGTCACGACATCAGTGCGAGCCGTATGTGTCGCAGCGATAGGCGCGCTCGTCGCTCTGCATGTCGTCGCACTCTGGCAGATCTACCTCCTTGCGCTTGCCTTCGGGATTGCGGACGCCTTCGCCGCCCCCGCGTCTCAGACACTTGTGCCCTCCATCCTCGAAAGAGAGCAGCTTCCAGCCGCCAGTTCCATCACCCAGAGTACGCAGCAGCTGGCTATGATCATCGGACCGGCGCCGGCCGGACTGCTCGTCAAACTCTTGGGAACTGCGTGGGCGTTCTTCATTGACGCATTCAGTTTTCTCTTCGTCATCGCAGCGTTGTGGCGGATTCCCGATCCGCCGATGTCGCAAGCCGGCAAAGCGCGCAGCGGCATCCTCAACTCGATCGCTGAGGGATTGCGTTACATCAACGCCGATGTCGCGATGCGCTCGCTGCTGTTTGTCGCAGCGGCGCTCAACTTCTGCGTTGCTGGTCCGGTTTCGATCGGACTTGCGTGGATCGCGAAACAGCATTTCGGCTCGCCAATCGCGTTTAGTGTTTTCGTCGCCTCCGTTGCCGCCGGTGGTCTCGCGGGCGCAGTCGCGGCCGGCATACATACGCCGCACAGGCGCGGCGTCTTGATGCTTGCAGTGAGTTTTATGGTGGCGCTCGGCACTGCGTTGCTCGGCGTTGTGACGCAAGTGTGGTCCCTCAGTGCTGTGCTGTTCGCTATGGGCGCCGCGTCGGGCTATCTCAATGTCCACCTCGTCGCATGGTTCCAGCAGCGCGTTGATCGCGACATGCTCGGGCGGACCATGAGCGTCATCATGCTAGCCGCCGTCGGCCTGCAACCCCTCTCGCTTGCCTTTGCGGGCATCGCCGTTGCATGGAGCGTCGCTGGGATGTTCGCCGGTTCTGCCGCGTTGATGCTCGCGGTCACCATATTGGCCGCACTGCACAAACCGGTGAGAGATATCGAGTGA
- a CDS encoding adenylate/guanylate cyclase domain-containing protein, giving the protein MRRAGRPQSKTPGLRTLPTGEVTFLFSDIEGSTRRWELHPRAMQAALARHEQILSAAIARHNGSVFKLIGDAFCTVFQSSADAVAAAIDAQCDLAEEDFSSVDGLRIRMGLHAGFAEERNADYFGPTVNRVARLMSIGHGGQVLVSGAVVESLRGHVPSNARLIDLGSHRLKDLTRPEHVWQLAVDSQPVEFPPLNSLDARPNNLPIQATSFVGREEDLEEAKSLMDRHRLLTLFGAGGVGKTRLALQAGADLLDYFPDGVWFADLAPLRDPELVAGVVAGALGMPQRGNQRVDEVIPQWLKHKHLLLILDNCEHVLFAAATLADAILSAAPNVKILATSRQALGLNGEVVHRLSSLAVPDHSVDVRLADTLKYGALALFVDRAKSADTRFVLSEDTAPIVAEICRRLDGIPLAIELAAARVRVLSIPNLARRIDDRFRLLTGGSRTALPRQKTLAALIDWSFGLLTLPEQTMFNRVGIFAGSFSLEAATTVCGGDQLEADDIFELLASLVDKSLIIADTTGERERYRMLESTRAYALEKLAQDGDRERLARKHSEYFRDLSLDAEKRSGTGSNAAWVASVEPDLDNLRAAMEWTLTAGHDAAAGALIAGSLTRLWTSGIAAEGRFWIERAQAQIDESTQPRLAARLWRGLAAIHDGAYAYECAQRSLALCRTSGDSHGEAWSMYRQASALFQMGRLDDTHEAASVALAGMIEQGDKLGEAASRSLLGAVYESRGDIAAGRDAQSKSLAIARGLDYQSGIVTSLGNLSVLEFIDGRFTEALTLMEEVLQMSGGIKDEAIGHLNVTVCRVAVGDIDGARAAARKALRLSRKTESPFLTAIGLQNVGLVGALGEQERLAARLIGYVNVQYRALGLQRESIEKWGHDKLMAALRRRLSDAEIESLAAEGASWSEDRATEAAQQI; this is encoded by the coding sequence ATGCGGCGCGCGGGCCGGCCTCAATCGAAGACTCCGGGTCTCCGTACCTTGCCTACAGGTGAGGTGACATTTCTCTTTTCGGATATTGAAGGCTCCACGCGGCGTTGGGAATTGCACCCACGTGCGATGCAGGCAGCTCTCGCACGTCACGAGCAGATCTTGAGCGCCGCGATCGCGCGCCACAATGGTTCCGTCTTCAAACTCATCGGTGACGCGTTTTGCACCGTCTTTCAGTCTTCAGCGGACGCGGTCGCGGCCGCGATCGACGCGCAATGCGATCTCGCTGAAGAGGACTTCTCGAGTGTAGACGGCCTTCGCATCCGCATGGGTCTGCACGCCGGTTTCGCCGAGGAGCGCAATGCCGACTATTTCGGGCCGACGGTGAATCGCGTCGCCCGGTTGATGTCGATAGGCCATGGCGGCCAAGTACTTGTTTCCGGCGCTGTCGTGGAGAGCCTCCGCGGTCACGTTCCGTCAAATGCGAGACTGATCGACCTCGGTTCGCATCGACTCAAAGACCTCACGCGCCCCGAACACGTCTGGCAGCTGGCCGTCGATAGTCAGCCCGTCGAGTTCCCGCCGCTCAACTCGCTGGATGCACGACCCAACAACCTCCCGATCCAGGCGACGAGTTTCGTCGGGCGCGAAGAGGATCTCGAAGAAGCAAAGTCTCTCATGGACCGGCACCGATTACTCACGCTGTTCGGCGCCGGCGGCGTTGGAAAGACGCGATTGGCGCTCCAAGCCGGAGCCGACTTACTGGATTACTTTCCCGACGGTGTATGGTTCGCCGATCTCGCGCCCCTCAGAGATCCGGAACTTGTGGCGGGGGTGGTCGCCGGTGCCCTCGGCATGCCGCAGCGCGGCAATCAGCGCGTCGACGAGGTCATTCCGCAGTGGCTGAAGCACAAACATCTGCTCCTCATCCTCGACAATTGCGAACATGTGCTATTCGCGGCGGCGACGCTGGCGGACGCTATCCTTTCGGCAGCCCCGAACGTCAAAATACTCGCAACATCGCGACAAGCGCTTGGCCTCAACGGTGAAGTCGTGCACCGGTTATCATCGCTTGCGGTCCCGGACCATTCCGTCGACGTGCGGCTCGCCGATACACTGAAGTACGGCGCTTTGGCGCTCTTCGTCGATCGCGCGAAATCCGCCGACACGCGGTTCGTGCTCAGCGAAGATACTGCGCCGATCGTGGCCGAGATCTGCCGCAGACTTGACGGCATTCCGCTCGCGATCGAGCTCGCGGCTGCGCGTGTGAGAGTCCTCTCCATCCCCAACCTCGCCCGGCGCATCGACGACCGCTTTAGGCTGCTCACCGGCGGAAGCCGCACCGCGCTCCCACGTCAGAAGACGCTGGCGGCGCTCATCGATTGGAGCTTTGGCTTGCTCACGCTGCCGGAGCAGACCATGTTCAATCGCGTCGGCATCTTCGCCGGCAGCTTTAGCCTCGAGGCGGCGACTACGGTGTGCGGCGGCGACCAACTCGAGGCAGACGACATCTTTGAACTGCTGGCGTCGCTTGTCGACAAGTCGCTTATCATCGCCGATACGACCGGCGAGCGCGAACGCTACCGAATGCTTGAGTCGACGCGCGCTTATGCACTCGAAAAGCTCGCTCAAGACGGCGATCGCGAACGACTCGCTCGCAAACATTCGGAGTACTTCCGCGACCTGTCACTCGATGCGGAAAAGCGCTCCGGAACAGGATCGAACGCGGCATGGGTGGCGAGTGTGGAACCAGATCTCGACAATCTCCGCGCGGCGATGGAGTGGACACTCACCGCGGGCCACGACGCGGCGGCAGGCGCATTGATCGCCGGGTCGCTCACACGGCTGTGGACCAGCGGAATCGCGGCTGAAGGACGTTTTTGGATTGAACGCGCGCAGGCGCAGATTGACGAGTCGACTCAACCTCGATTGGCGGCCCGGTTATGGCGAGGGCTCGCGGCCATTCATGACGGCGCGTATGCGTACGAATGCGCTCAGCGATCGCTTGCACTTTGCCGCACGTCGGGAGACAGTCACGGAGAAGCTTGGAGCATGTACCGCCAAGCGTCGGCGCTCTTCCAAATGGGCCGCCTCGATGATACGCACGAAGCTGCTTCGGTCGCGCTCGCGGGCATGATCGAACAAGGAGATAAACTCGGAGAGGCGGCCAGCCGCAGCCTGCTTGGTGCGGTCTACGAGTCGCGCGGCGACATCGCGGCGGGTCGTGACGCACAATCGAAGTCTCTGGCTATCGCACGCGGCCTGGACTACCAGAGCGGCATTGTGACGTCGCTTGGCAACCTCTCTGTGTTGGAGTTCATAGACGGTCGATTTACGGAAGCGCTGACCTTGATGGAAGAGGTTCTGCAAATGTCCGGGGGGATAAAAGACGAGGCCATCGGTCATCTCAACGTCACCGTTTGCCGCGTTGCCGTGGGGGATATCGATGGCGCGCGCGCTGCCGCCCGCAAGGCGCTGCGGCTGTCGAGGAAAACGGAAAGTCCCTTTCTCACCGCAATCGGCCTGCAAAATGTCGGGCTGGTCGGTGCCCTTGGCGAGCAAGAACGGCTAGCCGCGCGCCTCATCGGCTATGTCAACGTTCAATACCGAGCGCTCGGGTTACAACGAGAATCTATCGAGAAATGGGGCCATGACAAGCTCATGGCCGCGCTGCGCAGGCGGCTCAGCGATGCCGAGATCGAGAGCCTGGCGGCCGAAGGTGCGTCGTGGTCGGAAGATCGGGCAACAGAAGCGGCGCAACAGATTTGA